TTATATAAACTATTAACCGCCATTCTAATGAAATCATTATAACCTTTTGTATAGGTTGGACTGCATCCATTTGTGATCACTACAATTCCAAATTTCTTTTTCGGTTGAAAGAACATGGCACTATAAAGGCCATAGGCTGAGCCGGTATGTCCTTTTAAGGTAATGCCTGGAATGAGGTCGCTCGTAGTTAAAATAGCCAGTCCATAGTTCTCTTCATCCGAGACCTTGGTTTGCATGATTTCGGCACTCTTTTTAGATATTATTCGGACCCCTTTATACTTGCCCTGATCCATGTGCATGGTCATGTATTTTGCCAAATCAGTTGCAGATATTTTCATGCCCCCTGTTGGTGAGAATATTGGAGTACTGTAACCGGGTACATAATTTTTGATTTCCTCGCTACGTGAAACATAAGCGCTGGGTGCCGGATTAAACCGCTTAGCTACTGCGTCATATTCATAAAGTGTGACAAAGCGGCGCTTATCCAATGAATCCACACAATACCCACCATAGAGCTTCAAAGGATTAAGGATATGCTGTTTTATATAATTATCAAAGCGCAATCCTGAACGTTTCTCAATAATTGCTCCTACCATATTGTAATTGAGATTACAATACTGATAACCTTTTCCAGGCTCATAAGCATTGTAGCATTTCGCCCAGTTTGCATTTTTTTCAGGATTAATAGCATCAAAGTTAAAATAGCCTTCACTATCATTAATACTGGAAGTATGCGACATCACCATTTTTAAGGTGATTACAGTTTCCGGATATTTAGGATTTCTAACTTTAAACCCCATCAGACTACTAAAATCATCATCCAATGATAGTCTCCCTGCTTCAACAAGTTGCATAATAGCGGTAGCTGAGAAAGACTTAGAAATGGATGCTATTCTAAAGATATCGTTATCGGTTAGCGGTGTATTACTTTCAACATCCTTTAATCCAAAAGAGTGCGTATAGATAAGATTTCCCTTTTTTACAACAGCAACGGAAACACCAATGGCATCAAGCTGTTTTATTATTCCT
This is a stretch of genomic DNA from Candidatus Pedobacter colombiensis. It encodes these proteins:
- a CDS encoding serine hydrolase, with the translated sequence MVNLLKRYFTLLFLITIGTPVIAQVDHKQAEIEIEGIIKQLDAIGVSVAVVKKGNLIYTHSFGLKDVESNTPLTDNDIFRIASISKSFSATAIMQLVEAGRLSLDDDFSSLMGFKVRNPKYPETVITLKMVMSHTSSINDSEGYFNFDAINPEKNANWAKCYNAYEPGKGYQYCNLNYNMVGAIIEKRSGLRFDNYIKQHILNPLKLYGGYCVDSLDKRRFVTLYEYDAVAKRFNPAPSAYVSRSEEIKNYVPGYSTPIFSPTGGMKISATDLAKYMTMHMDQGKYKGVRIISKKSAEIMQTKVSDEENYGLAILTTSDLIPGITLKGHTGSAYGLYSAMFFQPKKKFGIVVITNGCSPTYTKGYNDFIRMAVNSLYNHFIK